A single region of the Terriglobales bacterium genome encodes:
- the tpiA gene encoding triose-phosphate isomerase produces the protein MSRTKLIAANWKMYKTPAEAQAFVHDFLPLVAGHDRDEITLCAPFVCLPALVEAVRGSALGVGAQDMFWEKEGAYTGEVSAGMLAAVGCSHVILGHSERRQYFGETDDSVNKKLERALEAGLIPIVCVGEVIEEREAGLTEDVLRRQCSRAFRGISAKKAAKLVVAYEPVWAIGTGKTATPQLAS, from the coding sequence ATGTCACGAACCAAACTCATCGCCGCGAACTGGAAAATGTACAAGACCCCTGCCGAGGCCCAGGCCTTCGTGCATGACTTCTTGCCGCTGGTCGCCGGACACGACCGCGACGAGATCACGCTGTGCGCGCCCTTTGTCTGCCTGCCAGCGCTGGTCGAGGCCGTGCGAGGCAGCGCGCTGGGCGTAGGCGCGCAGGACATGTTCTGGGAGAAGGAAGGCGCTTACACCGGCGAAGTGTCCGCGGGGATGCTCGCCGCCGTCGGCTGCAGCCACGTCATCCTGGGACACTCCGAGCGCCGGCAGTACTTCGGCGAGACCGACGACAGCGTGAACAAGAAACTGGAGCGCGCGCTTGAGGCCGGCCTAATCCCGATCGTCTGCGTCGGCGAGGTCATCGAGGAGCGCGAGGCCGGGCTGACCGAAGACGTCCTCAGGCGGCAGTGCTCGCGCGCCTTCCGTGGCATCTCCGCAAAAAAAGCCGCGAAGCTGGTGGTCGCCTATGAGCCGGTGTGGGCCATCGGGACGGGCAAGACGGCCACGCCGCAACTGGCCTCT